Proteins encoded within one genomic window of Anopheles merus strain MAF unplaced genomic scaffold, AmerM5.1 LNR4000924, whole genome shotgun sequence:
- the LOC121603209 gene encoding LOW QUALITY PROTEIN: uncharacterized protein YER152C-like (The sequence of the model RefSeq protein was modified relative to this genomic sequence to represent the inferred CDS: inserted 3 bases in 3 codons), which produces MEGSTATVQRREVPMNHLFDGGALNVYDQQVANLSAGAPGPDLLGKSAQFFQQATEERIKYELKNSSFLFQYGPSIGTTEFRKSLASFLADGYRSEVNMSDLVQTSGATNGLHLILSTLVDLAGVIFVDEYTYMIALETIAQFNTMKIISALDEDGPNLATLQALIDQHRFEPTKGKLFWGVYYTMPTFHNPTGIVFSEAKCQQLIKLARATDILIACDDVYNLLHYADPDAPPPKRLFARDIADLGRVEGWRGNVISNGSFXKILSPGIRLGWMECPPRCVEAFRNSGVLMSGGAANNYTGGVVATLIQMGLARRQLDHYRTNYAARLGAMAETLQAHLPAGCSFRKPNGGYFVWIRFPSHIDCAEFNRYCLEKYRVSAIPGVRFSLRXEARHFLRLTFAFHXADYLRRSVRTLCEAAGEYLEIAASTA; this is translated from the exons ATGGAAGGTTCTACTGCTACCGTGCAGCGGCGGGAAGTGCCAATGAACCATCTTTTCGATGGCGGTGCGCTGAACGTATACGATCAACAGGTGGCCAACCTGTCGGCCGGTGCACCGGGGCCGGATTTGCTTGGCAAGAGTGCGCAATTCTTTCAGCAAGCTACCGAAGAGCGGATC AAATACGAGCTGAAAAATTCATCCTTCCTCTTCCAATACGGTCCATCGATTGGGACGACGGAATTTCGCAAATCGCTCGCCTCCTTCCTCGCCGACGGCTATCGGAGCGAGGTAAACAT GTCCGATCTGGTTCAAACCAGTGGTGCGACGAACGGGCTGCACCTGATACTCTCCACCCTGGTCGATCTGGCAGGCGTAATATTCGTTGACGAGTACACGTACATGATAGCGCTCGAAACCATCGCCCAGTTTAATACCATGAAAATA ATTAGTGCCCTCGACGAGGACGGCCCTAACCTCGCCACTCTGCAGGCGCTGATCGATCAGCACCGGTTCGAGCCGACGAAAGGGAAACTATTTTGGGGCGTTTATTACACGATGCCGACGTTCCACAACCCGACCGGTATCGTCTTCTCCGAGG CAAAGTGTCAACAGCTGATAAAACTCGCTCGCGCAACCGACATCTTGATTGCGTGTGACGACGTGTACAATTTATTGCACTACGCTGATCCGGACGCGCCGCCGCCAAAGCGCCTGTTCGCGCGCGACATTGCCGACCTGGGCCGGGTGGAGGGATGGCGCGGCAACGTGATCTCGAACGGATCCT TCAAGATCCTGTCGCCCGGCATACGGCTCGGCTGGATGGAGTGTCCTCCGCGCTGTGTCGAAGCATTCCGCAACAG TGGAGTGCTCATGAGTGGAGGTGCAGCCAACAACTACACCGGCGGCGTAGTGGCCACCCTCATCCAGATGGGCTTGGCACGGCGACAGCTGGACCACTACCGCACCAACTACGCCGCACGGCTGGGCGCGATGGCGGAAACGCTACAGGCGCACCTTCCCGCCGGCTGCAGCTTCCGCAAACCGAACGGCGGGTACTTCGTGTGGATCCGCTTCCCATCGCACATCGACTGTGCCGAGTTTAATCGGTACTGTTTGGAGAAGTATCGCGTTTCCGCCATTCCCGGCGTACGGTTTTCCTTGC AGGAGGCGCGCCACTTTCTGCGCCTCACGTTTGCGTTCC GAGCCGATTATCTGCGTCGCAGCGTGCGGACACTGTGTGAGGCGGCCGGGGAGTATCTCGAGATAGCTGCCAGCACAGCGTAG
- the LOC121603207 gene encoding LOW QUALITY PROTEIN: cactin-like (The sequence of the model RefSeq protein was modified relative to this genomic sequence to represent the inferred CDS: inserted 4 bases in 4 codons; deleted 1 base in 1 codon) translates to MWGEQSEKSAPFVWKKKLEKQGLKDISRRELEALNRKTQLENVIELEKIKKRRLEREHQQQQREDDMYLMQRSKEAAQFDEWQRQEEXFHLEQAKLRSKIRIQDGRAKPIDLLAQYISEQNLEESIEMQMHEPYTYLNGLGLDDLEDLLVDIKVYNELEKGKNLDFWTDLTIIVDDEIHKLRKVEAEKQRIAAGRREGIHQSVAKDVTQIFRGKTAQQLEDLKKKIEDKIGSQQDGLDIGYWESLLSQLKAHMARARLRDRHQENLRSKLELLKQEQEQQVKKEVQSEDDEAGPSGLGQADDSSSRDSAAVQSETEAAGPSKPTQDTYESDLLNECFEQYKXGGYEPKYLQPGDLEPGIEIITEDKDEEILDLLRQKVLGINQDEELYSREEMLLRKEARRGMDNDEAEFSVETRVDSQVYLWSDKYRPRKPRYFNRVHTGFEWNKYNQTHYDMDNPPPKIVQGYKFNIFYPDLINKNTTPQYFLXPCSDNGDXATLRFHAGPPYEDIAFKIVNREWEFSYKRGFRCQFQNNIFQLWFHFKRYRYRR, encoded by the exons ATGTGGGGTGAACAGAGTGAAAAGTCCGCCCCGTTCGTGTGGAAGAAGAAGCTCGAGAAGCAGGGCCTGAAGGACATCTCACGGCGCGAGCTCGAGGCACTGAATAGGAAAACGCAGCTCGAGAATGTAATCGAGCtggaaaagataaaaaagcgCCGGCTGGAGCGggagcaccagcagcagcagcgggaagATGATATGTATCTGATGCAGCGCTCGAAGGAGGCGGCCCAGTTTGACGAGTGGCAGCGGCAGGAGG CGTTCCATCTGGAGCAGGCGAAGCTGCGCAGCAAGATCCGCATACAGGACGGGCGGGCCAAGCCGATCGATCTGCTCGCCCAGTACATCTCGGAGCAAAACCTGGAGGAATCGATCGAGATGCAGATGCACGAACCGTACACGTACCTGAACGGGCTGGGGCTGGACGATCTGGAGGACCTGCTGGTCGACATCAAGGTGTACAACGAGCTAGAGAAAGGGAAAAATCTGGACTTTTGGACCGATCTAACCATCATCGTGGACGATGAAATTCACAAGCTGCGCAAGGTGGAGGCGGAAAAGCAGCGCATTGCAGCCGGGCGTCGCGAAGGCATCCACCAGAGCGTGGCGAAGGATGTGACGCAGATTTTTCGAGGCAAAACGGCCCAACAGCTGGAAGACCTCAAGAAGAAGATTGAGGACAAAATTGGCAGCCAGCAGGACGGGCTCGACATAGGCTACTGGGAGAGTTTGCTGTCCCAGCTGAAGGCACACATGGCACGGGCGAGACTGCGCGATCGGCACCAGGAGAACCTGCGCAGCAAGCTCGAGCTACTGAAGCAGGAGCAAGAGCAGCAGGTAAAGAAGGAGGTACAGTCGGAAGATGATGAGGCGGGTCCGTCCGGGCTGGGACAAGCGGACGACTCCTCCTCGAGGGACAGTGCGGCCGTCCAGTCCGAAACTGAAGCGGCCGGACCGAGCAAACCCACGCAAGACACCTACGAATCGGACCTGCTGAACGAGTGCTTCGAGCAGTACA AGGGTGGGTACGAGCCGAAGTACCTGCAACCTGGTGACCTGGAGCCCGGTATCGAAATCATCACCGAAGACAAGGACGAAGAGATACTGGATCTGCTGCGACAGAAGGTGCTCGGCATCAACCAGGACGAGGAGCTGTACTCGCGTGAGGAGATGCTGCTGCGCAAGGAGGCACGCCGCGGCATGGACAACGATGAGGCCGAATTTTCCGTCGAAACGCGTGTCGATTCGCAAGTGTACCTGTGGTCGGACAAGTATCGGCCACGCAAACCACGCTACTTCAATCGTGTCCACACCGGCTTCGAGTGGAACAAGTACAACCAGACGCATTACGATATGGACAATCCGCCGCCGAAGATTGTGCAGGGCTACAAGTTTAACATCTTCTAT CCGGATCTGATCAACAAGAACACGACGCCACAGTACTTCC ACCCGTGCTCGGATAATGGCG TTGCGACGCTGCGCTTTCATGCTGGGCCACCGTACGAGGACATTGCGTTTAAGATTGTGAACCGCGAGTGGGAGTTTAGCTACAAGCGGGGGTTCCGGTGCCAGTTCCAGAACAACATTTTCCAGCTATGGTTCCACTTCAAGCGCTACCGGTACCGCCGTTAA